Proteins encoded in a region of the Synergistota bacterium genome:
- a CDS encoding bifunctional shikimate kinase/3-dehydroquinate synthase: MEKRTITIVGLSGSGKSTVGKLLADALGLSFTDTDKEIERETGMSVPEIFDRLGEKAFREIEKRVVLRSIRKGGVVSLGGGAILDPENRKAILEDSVSFYIKVSIDELERRLRREAEDRPLLRGNLRERLESLYVARKELYEMAHFTIEGDNLSPEEACALMVFNLKGVFEEDVIYSSLHDVHVKRICWEEIGCFPVLTTSSVYRIYRPFIKEGGKLLIAPDGEEAKDLSFIERLYKTFIDWEIERKDTVVALGGGALTDAVGFATATFKRGCEFLSVPTTLLGQVDASIGGKTAINLGEIKNVIGAFKVPKLVLIDPTFVLSQDPKRFSEGLVEAIKIALVASRELFEFIEDNIDRIKKRDLRTLFKLIKTSVELKLRIAERDLFDRSLRQILNFGHTLGHAIESAYNMSHGEAVSLGKSFALRLGEFLGITERGILDRVLNLLKAIDMPVELKDLDLNRVYAKLVQDKKIKNGKVNFILVKNIGESIIYPISLPELTSYISRLSLTRAPIDLAQEAYRAGEVFQGER, translated from the coding sequence ATGGAGAAAAGAACTATCACGATAGTGGGATTATCCGGTTCTGGGAAGAGCACCGTAGGAAAGCTTTTGGCGGATGCTTTGGGGTTATCGTTTACGGATACGGATAAGGAGATAGAGAGAGAAACCGGAATGTCCGTTCCCGAGATATTTGATAGGCTTGGGGAGAAAGCTTTTAGGGAGATAGAGAAAAGGGTTGTTCTTCGTTCGATAAGAAAGGGAGGAGTTGTATCCTTAGGGGGAGGAGCGATACTCGATCCTGAAAATAGAAAGGCAATTCTTGAGGATAGCGTATCTTTCTATATAAAGGTCTCGATAGATGAGCTTGAAAGAAGGCTAAGGAGGGAAGCGGAGGATAGGCCGCTTTTAAGAGGAAACTTAAGGGAGCGTTTGGAGAGTTTGTATGTGGCGAGAAAGGAGCTTTATGAGATGGCTCACTTTACCATAGAAGGGGATAACCTTTCCCCTGAGGAAGCTTGTGCATTAATGGTCTTTAACCTTAAAGGGGTATTTGAGGAGGATGTAATCTACTCTTCCCTTCATGATGTTCACGTAAAGAGGATCTGTTGGGAAGAGATAGGCTGCTTTCCGGTATTAACCACTAGTAGCGTCTATAGGATATATAGGCCCTTCATTAAAGAGGGGGGTAAGCTTCTTATAGCTCCCGATGGGGAGGAAGCCAAAGATTTAAGCTTTATTGAGAGGCTTTATAAGACCTTTATAGATTGGGAGATAGAGAGGAAGGATACTGTGGTAGCCTTAGGGGGAGGGGCATTAACCGATGCGGTTGGTTTTGCTACAGCTACCTTTAAGCGAGGGTGTGAGTTCCTAAGCGTTCCCACTACCTTGCTTGGACAAGTAGATGCCTCTATAGGTGGCAAGACCGCCATTAACTTAGGGGAGATTAAAAACGTGATAGGGGCCTTTAAGGTTCCTAAGCTTGTCCTTATAGATCCAACCTTCGTCCTTTCTCAAGACCCTAAGAGATTTTCCGAAGGATTGGTAGAGGCTATAAAGATAGCCTTGGTGGCTTCAAGGGAGCTCTTTGAATTCATAGAGGATAATATAGATAGAATTAAGAAGAGGGACTTAAGGACGCTTTTTAAGCTTATAAAAACATCAGTCGAGCTTAAGCTTAGGATAGCGGAAAGGGATTTATTCGATAGATCCTTAAGACAGATCTTGAACTTTGGGCATACTCTGGGACACGCCATTGAAAGCGCTTATAATATGAGCCATGGTGAGGCGGTAAGTTTAGGTAAAAGCTTCGCCTTAAGGCTTGGGGAGTTTTTAGGTATTACCGAAAGAGGGATATTAGATAGGGTATTAAATCTCCTTAAGGCTATAGATATGCCGGTTGAGCTAAAGGATTTAGACTTAAACAGGGTCTATGCTAAGCTGGTGCAGGATAAGAAGATTAAAAATGGCAAAGTTAATTTCATCTTGGTTAAGAATATAGGGGAATCTATCATCTATCCGATAAGCCTTCCTGAGCTTACCTCTTACATATCTCGACTATCTCTAACGAGGGCTCCCATAGATCTAGCACAAGAAGCTTACCGAGCAGGCGAGGTCTTCCAAGGAGAGCGTTGA
- a CDS encoding ABC transporter permease subunit: MWKKGLSFSALILYMSFIFLPILLISLGAFGQKWFGTLLPEGFTLRWYRELFTQRMYYEALMRSLIVAALVIIINLAVSIPAAYSIVVSENRLLKSLYNFIILLPIAIPPVVLGLGFIEAYNIPGLKLIGSLKGLILAQCIYTLPFTLKPIVANLEMLSWKTMEEAAYSLGANVLYIIRKLLIPNLLPGIIAGSIMTFAMSIGEFQLAVILTSSKSQTYPVVLYQAFYVSTGLACAATSLLVWMSIFSLLGIVYMSKLIKATPEKAYIGMGGG, from the coding sequence ATGTGGAAAAAAGGGTTATCTTTTTCTGCTCTAATACTTTATATGTCATTCATCTTCTTGCCTATACTTTTAATCTCTCTTGGGGCCTTCGGGCAGAAATGGTTTGGAACCCTTTTGCCTGAAGGGTTTACCCTAAGATGGTATAGAGAGCTTTTTACCCAAAGAATGTACTATGAGGCCCTAATGAGAAGCCTTATAGTTGCAGCCTTGGTTATAATTATAAACCTCGCAGTGAGCATCCCCGCCGCCTACTCCATCGTGGTCTCCGAAAATAGATTACTTAAAAGCCTATATAACTTCATAATACTTTTACCAATAGCTATACCCCCAGTAGTTTTAGGCTTAGGCTTCATAGAAGCTTACAACATCCCAGGGTTAAAGCTGATAGGAAGCCTAAAGGGCCTAATCTTAGCACAATGCATATATACTCTTCCCTTTACCTTAAAGCCGATCGTTGCTAACCTCGAGATGCTATCCTGGAAGACGATGGAGGAAGCAGCCTATTCGCTTGGTGCCAATGTGCTTTACATCATAAGAAAGCTTCTCATACCGAATCTCCTTCCCGGAATAATCGCTGGCTCCATAATGACCTTCGCCATGTCAATTGGGGAGTTCCAGTTAGCTGTAATCTTAACGAGCTCAAAAAGTCAAACTTATCCCGTAGTGTTATATCAGGCTTTCTACGTGAGCACAGGTTTAGCTTGCGCTGCAACTAGCCTACTCGTATGGATGAGCATATTTTCCCTTCTAGGAATAGTTTACATGAGCAAACTCATTAAGGCCACCCCAGAAAAAGCCTATATAGGAATGGGAGGTGGATAA
- a CDS encoding extracellular solute-binding protein yields the protein MRVKRILAVCGLLVLLIGGISIGAELKDELYPGEKQLYEAAKKEGRLFSYDTGPTWANWQGLFDAFKERYGIELEWNDLGSAATVARLEKEKNNPQADTAYYFMPFGQLAKEKGLTEGFKPINFDKIPDVLKDPEGHWFSIHKGTVVFVVNKKLVKDVPRSWADLLDPKYSKCIVYLDPRTTGIGYAIVMATAYAHGGSIDNLKPGIQYLAKLQKAGNVRMIEKTTEYDKFVKGEIPIWITYDWNGYRAKYIGGLGDDVEIVIPKEGTITAPYAISLVKGAPHPNAAKLWLNFIMSEAGQRIFAKGFTRPILPDIELPPEVKDKFLPKEDYARAIDVDWVKAHKVQKEAADMWAAEVLGQ from the coding sequence ATGAGAGTGAAGAGGATTTTAGCAGTTTGCGGTCTTCTAGTACTTCTCATAGGAGGCATTTCCATTGGCGCAGAGCTTAAAGATGAGCTTTACCCTGGAGAAAAACAGCTTTATGAGGCAGCCAAAAAAGAGGGAAGGCTATTCAGCTACGACACAGGACCAACTTGGGCAAACTGGCAGGGCCTGTTTGATGCCTTCAAGGAAAGGTACGGCATAGAGCTAGAGTGGAACGACTTAGGAAGCGCAGCAACCGTAGCAAGGCTTGAGAAAGAGAAAAACAATCCTCAGGCTGACACAGCTTACTACTTCATGCCCTTCGGACAATTAGCTAAGGAAAAGGGCTTAACCGAGGGATTTAAGCCTATTAACTTCGATAAGATTCCGGATGTATTGAAAGACCCAGAAGGACATTGGTTCTCTATACATAAGGGGACAGTTGTATTTGTAGTCAACAAAAAGCTCGTAAAGGATGTACCGAGGTCTTGGGCAGATCTCTTGGATCCCAAGTACAGCAAGTGCATAGTGTACCTTGATCCAAGAACTACGGGAATAGGATATGCGATAGTAATGGCCACAGCTTACGCTCATGGGGGAAGCATAGACAACTTAAAGCCTGGCATTCAGTACCTTGCTAAGCTTCAAAAGGCGGGAAACGTGAGAATGATAGAGAAGACGACCGAATATGACAAGTTTGTCAAGGGTGAGATACCCATATGGATCACCTACGACTGGAACGGCTATAGAGCCAAATACATCGGAGGATTAGGTGATGATGTAGAGATAGTTATACCTAAAGAGGGAACGATAACCGCTCCTTACGCTATAAGCCTAGTCAAGGGAGCTCCTCACCCGAACGCTGCCAAGCTTTGGCTTAACTTTATAATGTCTGAGGCAGGTCAAAGAATCTTCGCTAAGGGATTTACGAGACCTATACTCCCAGACATAGAGCTGCCTCCAGAGGTAAAGGATAAGTTTTTACCTAAGGAAGACTATGCAAGAGCTATAGATGTAGACTGGGTCAAAGCTCATAAGGTTCAGAAGGAAGCCGCTGATATGTGGGCAGCTGAGGTCTTAGGACAGTAA
- a CDS encoding ABC transporter permease subunit, which produces MGERKYLLLFLIPLIAIIVLFLFIPLAFVLRDSLLVEGRLSLSNYYAIFTKRLYINSFKTSLALSLATTAIGTSLGIPLSYLIYKKGSFARDMLLSLNSIPLVFSGLVVGFSFIVLLGGSGFITLLFKMLFGINPIEFSAFLFTWKGLMIAYLYFLIPRMVLTMIAAWSTFNWNLLDAAISLGASYSFAFRKVILPLIAPSVIAGSSLLFAVSMGAFGTAFALTGTGVNIVPLLIYTHISEVGIELGRADALAVILTLLTTSIIVVYERLFIRRIRRT; this is translated from the coding sequence ATGGGGGAAAGAAAATATCTTCTTCTTTTCCTTATACCCTTAATCGCTATAATCGTTCTTTTCCTGTTTATACCCCTTGCTTTCGTTTTAAGGGATAGCCTTCTGGTCGAAGGAAGGCTATCCCTTTCTAATTACTACGCCATATTCACAAAGAGGCTCTATATAAACTCCTTTAAAACGAGCTTAGCCCTCTCCTTAGCTACCACAGCCATAGGCACATCCCTAGGTATACCTTTATCTTATTTAATATATAAAAAGGGAAGCTTTGCAAGGGATATGCTTCTTTCACTTAACTCCATTCCCTTGGTTTTTAGCGGACTTGTGGTAGGCTTTTCCTTCATCGTTCTCCTAGGCGGAAGCGGATTTATAACCTTACTCTTTAAGATGCTATTTGGGATAAACCCTATAGAGTTCTCCGCCTTCTTATTCACATGGAAAGGATTGATGATCGCCTATCTATACTTCTTAATACCCAGGATGGTCTTAACGATGATAGCTGCCTGGTCAACCTTCAACTGGAACCTTTTGGATGCAGCCATAAGCTTAGGCGCATCTTACTCCTTCGCCTTTAGAAAGGTTATTCTTCCCCTAATAGCTCCATCAGTTATAGCAGGCTCTTCCCTCCTCTTTGCAGTAAGCATGGGAGCCTTTGGAACAGCCTTCGCCTTAACTGGAACTGGAGTCAACATAGTACCGCTACTTATCTATACTCACATATCTGAGGTAGGAATAGAGCTAGGCAGAGCAGATGCTTTAGCGGTCATTCTAACGCTTCTAACCACATCCATAATAGTTGTATACGAAAGGCTATTTATAAGGAGAATAAGGAGAACCTGA
- the aroC gene encoding chorismate synthase translates to MLRMITAGESHGSKISGILDGMPAGLRIDMDYLRAFMARRRGGYGRGKRMEMELDEPVISAGIHEGFTTGAPISVELVNRGNNPNPGFRTVPRPGHADYVGHIKYGLKDLNVVAERASARETAIRTLLGAICSLALRELKVEVFAFTRSIGRVSLDKSYLEIENLILKRDSSPIYCPDEETTELMLKEIEEAKSKGDSLGGSFIVIAKNVPPGLGSYVQWDRRLDAALGFSLLSIPSVKAVEIGEAICGSRKSGSEFQDRFVVKDGVIRRSSNRAGGIEGGVSNGEDIVLIAYLKPIPTSHALDSSIDLETLKECPLPYIRSDVVVVPAASVVGEAMVSFTILNFILEKFGGDRISEVKERVESWRKELSR, encoded by the coding sequence ATGCTCAGGATGATTACCGCTGGTGAGTCTCACGGAAGTAAGATATCAGGGATACTCGATGGTATGCCTGCGGGCTTGAGGATAGATATGGATTACTTAAGGGCCTTTATGGCTAGGAGAAGGGGAGGATATGGTAGGGGGAAAAGGATGGAGATGGAGCTTGATGAACCTGTTATATCTGCTGGTATCCATGAGGGGTTTACGACCGGAGCTCCTATATCAGTTGAGCTTGTAAATAGAGGGAATAATCCTAATCCAGGATTTAGGACCGTTCCAAGGCCAGGGCACGCCGATTATGTGGGGCATATAAAGTATGGGCTTAAAGATCTAAATGTGGTTGCGGAAAGAGCAAGCGCAAGGGAAACGGCCATAAGGACCCTTCTTGGAGCCATATGCTCCCTTGCCTTAAGGGAGCTTAAGGTGGAGGTTTTCGCTTTCACAAGGAGTATAGGAAGGGTTTCCCTGGATAAAAGTTACCTAGAGATAGAGAATTTGATCCTTAAAAGAGATAGCTCGCCTATTTACTGTCCTGATGAGGAGACTACGGAGCTGATGTTGAAGGAAATAGAGGAGGCTAAGTCTAAAGGGGATAGCCTGGGAGGTAGCTTTATAGTTATAGCTAAGAACGTCCCGCCTGGCCTTGGTAGCTATGTTCAGTGGGATAGAAGGCTTGATGCAGCATTGGGTTTTTCCCTTCTTTCTATTCCGTCCGTTAAGGCTGTTGAGATAGGAGAGGCTATATGTGGCTCTAGGAAATCAGGTAGCGAGTTTCAAGATCGCTTTGTAGTTAAAGATGGGGTGATAAGAAGAAGCTCTAACCGTGCTGGTGGAATAGAGGGAGGGGTCTCGAACGGTGAAGATATAGTCTTGATCGCTTACCTTAAGCCCATACCTACTTCCCATGCGTTAGATAGCTCTATAGATCTTGAAACCTTAAAGGAGTGTCCCCTTCCTTATATTAGATCAGATGTGGTGGTCGTTCCTGCTGCCTCAGTTGTAGGTGAGGCCATGGTTTCCTTTACTATACTTAACTTTATTTTGGAGAAATTTGGGGGAGATAGGATTTCAGAGGTGAAGGAGAGGGTAGAGTCATGGAGAAAAGAACTATCACGATAG
- a CDS encoding alkaline phosphatase gives MSSLRRFRAIPILALILALLILPAFSIAMAQSPKYVFLFIGDGVSIPQVSAAQMYLGSLESKTPNPKTLNFTKFPVFGMMTTHAADSYITDSASAITAMAAGHKTSDGVINMDPEKKVKYKTIAEFAKDKGMKIGIISSVSIDHATPAGFYARNPSRNNYYEIALDLANSGFDFFGGGGFRQPKGKDGKQRDIREILKEKGYKVVEKADEIRALKSEDGKVVAINPVLDREAALPYAINRKNGMDIGVSLAEFTKKAIEMLNNPNGFFIMVEGGKVDWACHANDAASAVYDLLDFESAIAEALKFYEKYPNETLIIVTGDHECGGMSMGFAGTRYETYLKILEKQKISYDEFTKLVSKYREQTPKDKAKLEDLLPEIEKLFGLRLLTPEERKALEEKAKSGDINAAMELHLALTEDEINELRKAFSMSMLPREERPKDEITYRLYGGYEPLAVKVTHILNQKAGIGWTSYSHTALPVPVYAIGFGAEEFKGYYDNTDLFYKMCKVMKIDISKGNIISILPVRYVEALAA, from the coding sequence CTTCATAGGCGACGGCGTTAGCATTCCCCAAGTTTCGGCCGCTCAGATGTATCTTGGCTCCCTAGAAAGCAAAACCCCAAATCCAAAGACCCTCAACTTCACGAAGTTCCCGGTCTTTGGCATGATGACAACCCATGCAGCCGATAGCTACATAACCGATTCAGCCTCAGCAATAACCGCAATGGCTGCAGGACATAAGACTAGCGATGGCGTTATCAACATGGATCCGGAAAAGAAGGTTAAGTATAAAACTATAGCTGAGTTTGCTAAAGACAAAGGCATGAAGATAGGGATAATTTCAAGCGTATCCATAGATCACGCCACACCTGCAGGGTTTTACGCAAGAAACCCAAGTAGAAACAACTATTATGAGATAGCTTTAGACTTAGCAAATAGCGGATTCGACTTCTTCGGAGGAGGAGGCTTTAGACAGCCTAAAGGCAAGGATGGAAAGCAAAGGGATATAAGAGAGATATTAAAAGAGAAGGGCTATAAGGTGGTAGAAAAGGCTGATGAAATAAGGGCCCTTAAATCCGAAGATGGTAAGGTTGTAGCTATTAATCCCGTGTTAGATAGAGAGGCCGCCTTACCCTATGCGATAAATAGAAAGAACGGAATGGATATTGGGGTTTCTTTAGCGGAGTTCACAAAGAAAGCTATAGAGATGCTTAATAATCCAAATGGATTTTTCATAATGGTTGAAGGCGGAAAAGTGGACTGGGCATGTCACGCTAACGATGCAGCTTCAGCGGTATACGATCTTTTAGACTTCGAAAGCGCCATAGCGGAGGCCTTGAAGTTTTACGAGAAGTATCCCAATGAAACCTTGATAATAGTCACCGGCGACCATGAATGCGGAGGCATGTCCATGGGATTCGCCGGAACGAGATACGAAACCTACTTAAAGATCCTTGAAAAGCAGAAGATATCTTACGATGAGTTCACAAAGCTTGTATCCAAATACAGAGAGCAAACTCCGAAGGATAAGGCCAAGCTTGAGGATCTCTTACCAGAAATAGAAAAGCTCTTCGGATTAAGGCTCTTAACCCCTGAGGAGAGAAAGGCTTTAGAGGAAAAGGCAAAATCTGGAGACATCAACGCCGCTATGGAGCTCCACTTAGCCCTAACGGAAGATGAAATAAATGAGCTAAGAAAAGCCTTCAGCATGAGCATGCTACCAAGGGAGGAAAGACCGAAAGATGAGATCACCTACAGGCTATATGGAGGATATGAGCCCTTGGCTGTGAAAGTTACTCACATACTTAACCAAAAAGCCGGAATAGGCTGGACAAGCTACTCTCACACCGCACTGCCCGTTCCCGTATACGCAATAGGTTTTGGTGCTGAAGAGTTTAAAGGCTACTACGACAACACGGATCTCTTCTACAAAATGTGCAAAGTTATGAAAATAGATATATCTAAGGGTAACATAATATCTATACTGCCAGTGAGATATGTAGAAGCCTTAGCCGCGTAA
- a CDS encoding YibE/F family protein: protein MIIKYLRELWKIENPRKDISLIVITLLLSATLALLPSPYKNPNLKDTIRAKAEIIEVDNSNFHQVGLVKIGSQGLKVKILNGPFKGTISHAVNHFKGIMEIDKVFEVGDTALVVINHAGDRIIHINTVDHYRLPYMLALFLIFCGVLLLFAGWTGLKALVSFAFVVLLIWKGLVPMLLLGANPIPVSLGITLLVAISACLSAGGISKRGFTALLGCASGIGLTCLLALAFGMRLKLHGSVMPFTESLLYAGFTHLDITSIFLASTFIASSGAIVDVAIDISASQDEIVRVHPNIPQRELLFSGLSVGKSVIGTMSNTLLLAYSGGYMGLLLTLSALGIPTINIVNLRYVSAEILHTLVGSIGMTMVAPLTALIGSFIFTKKYTII from the coding sequence TTGATAATAAAATATTTGCGAGAGCTTTGGAAAATAGAGAATCCCCGTAAAGATATATCCTTGATAGTTATAACCCTACTGCTTTCCGCCACCCTCGCCCTCCTCCCCTCCCCCTATAAAAATCCCAATCTGAAGGACACAATTAGAGCGAAAGCGGAAATTATAGAGGTAGACAACTCTAACTTCCATCAGGTAGGCCTAGTTAAGATAGGAAGCCAAGGACTAAAGGTCAAGATACTTAACGGGCCATTTAAAGGAACGATTAGCCATGCTGTTAATCACTTCAAAGGAATAATGGAAATAGACAAGGTTTTTGAGGTTGGAGATACCGCCTTAGTGGTTATAAATCACGCTGGAGATAGGATAATACATATTAACACTGTAGATCACTACAGGTTGCCTTACATGCTAGCCTTATTCTTGATCTTCTGTGGGGTTCTCCTGCTTTTCGCTGGCTGGACAGGCCTTAAGGCTCTCGTCTCTTTCGCCTTCGTAGTCCTCCTTATATGGAAGGGACTGGTACCGATGCTCCTTCTAGGAGCTAACCCCATACCGGTATCCCTTGGGATTACGCTACTTGTAGCGATTTCAGCATGCCTTTCAGCAGGTGGAATATCTAAAAGGGGCTTTACAGCTTTATTAGGTTGTGCCTCAGGTATCGGACTAACATGCCTTTTAGCTTTAGCCTTCGGTATGAGGCTTAAGCTACATGGGTCCGTAATGCCCTTCACAGAAAGCCTTCTTTATGCAGGATTTACCCACCTTGATATAACCTCCATATTTTTAGCAAGCACCTTTATCGCCTCAAGCGGAGCAATAGTGGACGTAGCCATAGATATATCTGCCTCCCAGGACGAAATAGTGAGGGTACATCCCAATATACCCCAGAGGGAGCTGCTCTTTTCCGGACTTTCGGTCGGAAAATCCGTTATAGGAACCATGTCCAATACTCTACTTTTAGCCTACTCTGGAGGCTACATGGGATTGCTTTTAACCTTAAGCGCTCTCGGTATCCCCACAATAAACATAGTTAACCTAAGATACGTTTCGGCCGAGATTTTACACACCTTAGTTGGAAGCATAGGTATGACGATGGTTGCACCCCTTACCGCACTAATAGGTAGCTTTATATTTACCAAAAAATATACTATAATTTAA
- a CDS encoding type 1 glutamine amidotransferase, with protein MERLKGRRIAILVEDTFEDLELWYPLLRMKEEGAEVVLVGPEKRTYKGKYGVPAEADITSDQAKADDFDAVIIPGGYSPDRMRRDPKLVNFVKEAGEKGKVVAAICHGPWMLASANLLRGRKATAFFAIKDDVVNAGAEFVDAEAVVDGNIITSRTPKDLPAFCKAIIEALLSGSPYSPYK; from the coding sequence ATGGAGAGGTTAAAGGGTAGAAGGATAGCTATTCTGGTTGAGGACACGTTTGAGGACCTTGAGCTGTGGTATCCCCTTTTAAGGATGAAGGAAGAGGGAGCGGAAGTAGTATTAGTTGGCCCTGAAAAGAGAACCTATAAGGGAAAGTATGGAGTTCCCGCTGAGGCGGATATAACGAGTGATCAGGCTAAGGCTGATGACTTTGATGCGGTTATAATTCCCGGTGGATATTCTCCTGATAGGATGAGAAGGGATCCCAAGCTTGTGAATTTCGTTAAGGAGGCCGGTGAAAAGGGCAAAGTGGTCGCAGCTATATGTCACGGTCCGTGGATGCTTGCTTCTGCTAACCTTCTTAGAGGGAGAAAAGCAACCGCCTTCTTTGCTATTAAGGATGATGTGGTTAACGCTGGAGCGGAGTTTGTGGATGCGGAGGCCGTAGTCGATGGTAACATAATAACCTCTCGTACCCCGAAGGATCTACCAGCCTTCTGTAAAGCTATAATAGAGGCTCTTCTTTCAGGTTCTCCTTATTCTCCTTATAAATAG
- a CDS encoding ThiF family adenylyltransferase: MNIWLRHEKLVEMGILRSASLLVAGAGGLGSTVLELLVRLGIGKIYIVDNGIVDKPDLNRQILYDSKDLGKKKVQAAIEKLSEISKETVLDGIFKDINSDDFTLPEDIMGIVDCLDNWKSRFKLENLARERELFLVHGGVKEMYGQITTLMYPETPSLREIFGEVKEERNLQVYPPLVIALASLQVWETVNALLGRPRLLGKLLVLDLWEPSLEIVEICKR; the protein is encoded by the coding sequence TTGAACATATGGCTAAGGCATGAGAAGCTTGTTGAGATGGGAATCTTAAGAAGCGCCTCCTTACTCGTAGCTGGAGCAGGAGGTCTAGGATCTACGGTTTTAGAGCTCCTTGTAAGGCTTGGGATCGGAAAGATATACATAGTAGATAACGGGATCGTAGATAAACCAGATCTAAATAGACAGATACTTTACGACAGTAAAGATCTGGGGAAGAAAAAGGTTCAAGCAGCTATAGAAAAGCTATCTGAAATATCTAAAGAAACGGTTTTAGATGGAATATTTAAAGACATAAACAGCGATGATTTCACCCTACCTGAGGACATAATGGGAATAGTCGATTGCCTAGATAACTGGAAGAGCCGGTTTAAGCTTGAGAACTTAGCAAGAGAAAGGGAGCTATTTTTGGTCCATGGTGGCGTCAAAGAGATGTATGGGCAGATAACTACCCTAATGTATCCTGAAACCCCATCCTTAAGAGAGATATTCGGCGAAGTTAAAGAAGAAAGAAACCTACAGGTCTATCCACCGTTAGTTATAGCTTTAGCATCGCTTCAGGTATGGGAGACGGTCAACGCTCTCCTTGGAAGACCTCGCCTGCTCGGTAAGCTTCTTGTGCTAGATCTATGGGAGCCCTCGTTAGAGATAGTCGAGATATGTAAGAGGTAA
- a CDS encoding MoaD/ThiS family protein, which translates to MIKVKIKFFAGLKALTKKSSIEVTLSGPVTLRELLREASSQVNLDLEGKLIKDGKIKDGFMVLINGRNAIYLNGAETIVESGEVAIFPPAGGG; encoded by the coding sequence TTGATAAAAGTAAAAATTAAATTTTTCGCAGGCCTTAAAGCCTTGACAAAAAAGAGCTCCATTGAGGTCACCTTAAGCGGGCCCGTAACACTAAGAGAGCTCTTAAGGGAAGCATCCTCTCAGGTAAACTTAGACCTCGAGGGAAAGCTAATTAAAGATGGGAAAATTAAAGACGGCTTCATGGTGCTAATAAACGGAAGAAATGCCATTTACTTAAACGGAGCTGAAACGATCGTAGAAAGCGGGGAAGTGGCAATATTCCCACCTGCTGGAGGTGGATAA
- a CDS encoding ABC transporter ATP-binding protein — MGGYIELKGVSKRFGKIVAVDNLSLSVEKGELLTLLGPSGCGKTTTLRLIAGFLKPDSGEIYIDGKNALSMKMRDRRIGIVFQNYALFPNLSVFENVAFGLRARGEEESKIKDKVFKLLEMTGIEDKAYSFPSELSGGQQQRVALARALAIQPSVLLLDEPLSALDAKVRNMLRFEIKRIQKESGVTTIYVTHDQEEALSISDRIAVMNQGRIEQLGRADEIYLNPKTKFVADFVGVNNFLDIVSNGNGEAFWEGGKLSFKTHIALPPKEKVLLVIRPEDINIFRLSEISSVEEVNLFKGIVSGKIFLGPITRIAIKVGGKTILSDTLTSEKTFSLREGEEVLVKIDTSKAKIIR; from the coding sequence TTGGGAGGCTATATAGAGCTTAAGGGCGTCTCTAAAAGGTTTGGAAAAATAGTAGCGGTTGACAATTTAAGCCTATCTGTAGAGAAGGGAGAGCTTTTAACCTTGCTTGGCCCTTCAGGCTGCGGTAAGACCACCACCTTAAGACTAATAGCAGGCTTCCTGAAACCAGATTCAGGGGAGATATACATAGATGGAAAAAACGCCTTAAGCATGAAGATGAGAGATAGAAGAATCGGCATAGTATTTCAAAACTATGCCCTTTTCCCAAACTTAAGCGTTTTTGAAAACGTGGCCTTCGGTTTAAGGGCAAGAGGTGAAGAGGAAAGCAAGATAAAAGATAAGGTCTTTAAGCTGCTCGAGATGACCGGAATAGAGGACAAGGCCTACTCCTTTCCATCGGAGCTATCAGGAGGACAACAACAGAGGGTAGCGCTAGCAAGAGCCTTAGCTATACAGCCAAGCGTGCTCTTACTTGACGAGCCCCTTTCCGCACTCGATGCTAAAGTTAGAAATATGCTTCGCTTTGAGATAAAAAGGATTCAAAAGGAAAGCGGAGTAACAACGATATACGTAACTCACGATCAGGAAGAGGCCCTCTCCATATCAGATAGAATCGCAGTTATGAATCAGGGCAGGATAGAACAACTTGGAAGGGCAGATGAAATATACCTTAATCCTAAAACCAAGTTTGTGGCTGACTTCGTTGGAGTAAACAACTTTTTAGACATAGTGTCTAACGGTAACGGTGAGGCCTTTTGGGAGGGAGGAAAGCTAAGCTTTAAAACCCACATAGCCTTACCACCAAAGGAAAAGGTCCTTTTAGTGATAAGACCGGAAGACATAAATATATTCAGACTAAGCGAAATCAGCTCAGTCGAGGAGGTAAACCTATTTAAGGGGATCGTCTCCGGAAAGATATTCTTGGGACCGATAACGAGGATAGCGATCAAGGTGGGAGGGAAAACCATTCTTTCTGATACCCTGACATCGGAAAAGACCTTCTCTCTCAGGGAGGGAGAGGAAGTTTTAGTGAAAATAGATACATCGAAAGCAAAAATAATAAGATAA